The DNA window AGCCATTGCTTGATGCTGATGTAATTATTAATCTGCCAAAAATGAAGACTCATACACTCACATTTCTTTCAGGTGCAGTAAAAAATATGTACGGTTCAGTTCCTGGAATGGAAAAGACAAGATACCACTCAAGATTTAGGGATGTGCATGATTTTTCAAAAGCATTGCTTGACGTCTGGAATGTTACAAAGCCTGAGCTTACGTTAATGGATGGAATTGTCTCACTTGAAGGCGATGGCCCTGCTATGAGGGGCGTTCCAAGGAGGACTGAGATTGTCTTGGGATCAAAGGACCCTCTCTCAATGGATTTTGCTATATGCAGACTTATTGGATTGACTTATAATGACCTACCTTACCTAAAAGTCGCGATAGAAAATAATCTTTCTGACGGAAACTATAATCTTATTGGAGAGTTACCGATAATAAATGATTTTATCCTCCCAAGGACCTATCACGGGAAGATATCGCTCGATCCAATTTCTTTGTACAATTATATTGTATTCCCCATATTCACAAGATTTTTGATTGAAAAACCAAAGGTCATAAAGAAAAAATGCATAAGATGCGGGGTATGCGTGAGAAGTTGCCCAGAGAAGGCGATTACAGTAGATAAAGTTTCAGCGAAAATAGACTACAGTAAATGTATCAAGTGCTACTGCTGCCATGAGCAGTGCCCCGAAGGTGCTATTGACCTTAAAAGAATTAACTTATAGAAATCCTTTTAAGTATAAGTGATGGCATTGTTTTGGTGATAAAATGAAAGAAGAAGTATTCTACGGAAGGGGTATGAAGAAAATCAGATCAGAGTACCCAGAGATTTATGATGCTATTATAAAATTAAACGATGCAGTTTACACAGGAAAAACATTGGACTACAAAACTCAGAAACTTATTGCGATAGGAATAGCCGCATCAAGATGCGATGAGAGCGCAACTGATAGGCAGATGAGGTCTGCAATTAAGGAGCTTGGTGTCACCTCTGACGAGATAGTTGACGTACTAAGGGTAGTACTATTAACTTCAGGTATGCCATCTTTCACAAAGGGCATGAGGATTCTAGAAGAGATAGAAAAATAAATTAAAATTATTTTACTTATTTTTATGCGCAGGATAGGTTTTCACGTATCTGTCGCCCAAGGATTTTTGAAGGTGTTTGACAACACAAAAGCTCTTGGTGCAAACTGCTGTCAGATATTTACACATTCTCCACGAAGTTGGGCATTTAACTTAGTATCCGAAGATGTTGGGAATCTATTCAAAGATAAGTACCAAAAAGAAGATATTAAACCAATAGTAGTCCATGACTCATACCTACCAAATCTTGCTTCTGAAGATTCAGCTATGAGAGAAAAATCAATTGATTCTATAAAAAAGGAGTTCATCTCCTGCAACAGATTGGGCCTAGAGTTTTTGAATATTCATCCAGGTGCCCATAAAGGGCAGAGTAAAGATAGAGGGCTAGCACAGATTTGTGAATCCCTCAACTCAATAAAAGACTATGTTGGAAACGTCACTCTGCTTTTTGAAAACACCTCGGGGAGCGGCTCAGTTCTAGGTTCAACTTTTGAAGAGCTAAGATTCTTACTTGAAAACACAAACTTTAGCTGCGGCGTTACTCTTGACACTTGCCATCTTTTTACTTCTGGATACGACATATCAAGTGAAGAAGCGCTTGAAAATACTCTCTCAAGTTTTGATAGGGTAGTTGGTCTAGAAAATTTAAAACTTATACATCTAAACGACTCGCAAGGTGAGCTAAATTCAAAAAAGGACCGACATGAACATATCGGTCTTGGAAAGATAGGACCTACTGGCTTTAAGGCTATAGTAAATCACGATTATCTAAAAAATATCCCAATGATTATGGAAACGCCTGTAAATGAAAAAAGAGGAGATAAAGAAAATATTATTTTTTTGAAGGAAATGATAGAGATTTAAGGTTCCTCTGGGACTGAAGGTTCTTGTCCCTGTTCTGCTTCTCCCATACGTCTAGTGGAATTGCATACTGCTTTTCGATTCTTTCCCTGTGGAGACTATTGTAAGTACAGAATGGGATAACTTTCCCGCCTGGCACTGCATAATGTATGGCGCATCTTTTCACCCTCTCAACATCAAAGTTGTAGGGGTCTTGGAAGTGCATGCATCCGATTAACAATGTGTGGTAGCTAAA is part of the Methanofastidiosum sp. genome and encodes:
- a CDS encoding DUF362 domain-containing protein codes for the protein MTEIVSIRKALDYEKSLSAAIDKVLIDLGGIERFVKKGDRVALKPNLLVFSSPSKAIVTHPLFTFEVFKRVIEAGGEPFVIDSPGSGIPFTKNSLKSLYRLTGYWDTFKDYTDCLNTDTSKQTVEIENGLILKRVDILKPLLDADVIINLPKMKTHTLTFLSGAVKNMYGSVPGMEKTRYHSRFRDVHDFSKALLDVWNVTKPELTLMDGIVSLEGDGPAMRGVPRRTEIVLGSKDPLSMDFAICRLIGLTYNDLPYLKVAIENNLSDGNYNLIGELPIINDFILPRTYHGKISLDPISLYNYIVFPIFTRFLIEKPKVIKKKCIRCGVCVRSCPEKAITVDKVSAKIDYSKCIKCYCCHEQCPEGAIDLKRINL
- a CDS encoding carboxymuconolactone decarboxylase family protein, with protein sequence MKEEVFYGRGMKKIRSEYPEIYDAIIKLNDAVYTGKTLDYKTQKLIAIGIAASRCDESATDRQMRSAIKELGVTSDEIVDVLRVVLLTSGMPSFTKGMRILEEIEK
- a CDS encoding deoxyribonuclease IV, giving the protein MRRIGFHVSVAQGFLKVFDNTKALGANCCQIFTHSPRSWAFNLVSEDVGNLFKDKYQKEDIKPIVVHDSYLPNLASEDSAMREKSIDSIKKEFISCNRLGLEFLNIHPGAHKGQSKDRGLAQICESLNSIKDYVGNVTLLFENTSGSGSVLGSTFEELRFLLENTNFSCGVTLDTCHLFTSGYDISSEEALENTLSSFDRVVGLENLKLIHLNDSQGELNSKKDRHEHIGLGKIGPTGFKAIVNHDYLKNIPMIMETPVNEKRGDKENIIFLKEMIEI